The proteins below come from a single Myxocyprinus asiaticus isolate MX2 ecotype Aquarium Trade chromosome 28, UBuf_Myxa_2, whole genome shotgun sequence genomic window:
- the anapc10 gene encoding anaphase-promoting complex subunit 10, translating into MATTTKTPPGADPKQLERTGTVREIGSQAVWSLSSCKPGFGVDQLRDDNLETYWQSDGSQPHLVNIQFRRKTTVKMLCIYADYKSDESYTPSKISVRVGNNFHNLQEIRQLEMVEPSGWIHIPLLDVVNNPIRTFMIQIAVLANHQNGRDTHMRQIKVYTPVEESSIGKFPRCTTVDFMMYRTIR; encoded by the exons ATGGCAACCACCACCAAAACCCCCCCAGGTGCAGACCCTAAGCAGCTGGAGCGCACTGGTACAGTCCGAGAGATCGGATCACAAGCCGTGTGGTCGCTGTCTTCCTGCAAacccg GGTTTGGAGTCGACCAGTTGAGAGATGACAATCTGGAGACGTACTGGCAGTCTGACGGATCTCAGCCACATCTGGTGAACATTCAGTTCAG GAGGAAGACTACTGTGAAGATGTTATGTATTTATGCTGATTATAAATCAGATGAGAGCTACACTCCCAGCAAGATCTCAGTCAGAGTGGGAAACAACTTCCACAATTTGCAGGAGATCCGG CAGTTGGAGATGGTGGAGCCGAGCGGTTGGATTCACATTCCTCTGTTGGATGTGGTGAACAATCCTATCAGAACCTTCATGATCCAGATCGCTGTGTTGGCCAACCACCAGAACGGCCGTGACACACACATGCGGCAGATCAAGGTGTACACACCCGTGGAGGAGAGCTCCATCGGCAAATTTCCACGATGCACCACTGTAGACTTCATGATGTACCGCACCATCAGATGA